The sequence below is a genomic window from Coffea arabica cultivar ET-39 chromosome 4c, Coffea Arabica ET-39 HiFi, whole genome shotgun sequence.
TTTTGAAACATCAGAAAGTGGTGTGTCACTTTTTCCAGTGGACCTCTTTGCCCTAGCCTCAGATATGGGAGTTGTATTTCCTACAGATCTTGGAGCAGGACTAGCAGTTGACTTTGCAGGAATGGACAGCCGTCTTGGTGGCTTTGCAGATTTCTCCTTGCCAGAGAGATCAAGCACACCCACACTCTTACTTACGCTTGATGCAATCCTTCCCCTGAATATGCATGCATCCAGAAAAGCCTCAGTTAATACTTCTCAGTAGACCCATATTCAGGCTTGCAATTATTAAGAATGAGCTTAAAAACATACACCGACACTATTCTAATGCTGTGAGTTATTGCAAATAAAATCATAGTAATTCCTGAATTAATTTTGCATTCAATTATATGGAGAATGGAAAAACCATTTCCATCAATTCTTAATGCCAGTTCACTTAAGCAACACATAAAGCCTTTCATATGCTGGACCAATTACTCAAAAGGGGGAACCAACAAAGCAAACCAGGCATTTGAAGAACTAATATCCCGGTTAATACAAATGTGCCTGTTTCATAATAACCAAATATTGTGATCCGTCTGACTCAGGGCAGAGGCCTCGAAAACCTAACTAATCATCAAACTGAAATGCATAaagcaaaagtcaaaattgagcaCTGAGATAGGATCAAATTACATACCTAACAGCATACATTAAATATTaggaaaacaagaaacaaaTTTCTCTTCAAGCCAATTCCAAGAACACATATCATCCAGATTAAACAACAGAAACCCTAATTCATTGGTCAAAAAAGAACCTTTTTTTGGCAAATTAGTAAAACCCCTACTCAGGGgaacaggaaaagaaaaaaggaagcaTTTTTTTTTCGTGAAAATACGATCGCCAAGTTAATGATCTTCAGAAACAGAACCAATTAAACTCAATCACTTCAGAAACACATGCAGATGATATAAATTAAAACCTGGTTCTAGGTAGAGAAGAATTAGAGGCATCAGTCAGAGGGGGCTTCTCCTCCTTGGACTTTGCAGCAGATCGAAGAGGATATCTGAGAAGTCTGCTTGCTGATCTCTTTGCATTGCCTGAAACAATCAAAACCCATAAAAACCCAGAAACAAAAACCAACAATTATTCACAAATTCCAGAAAACAGACCAAAACTTTAAACAAAAAACGATACCAGAAGCAGAGGTTTGGTCTTTGACCGAGTCTTCCATGGGAAAAGACAGCAAAAACAAATGGGGTTTTTCTCTAACAAGAAGATATCTAAGAAGGGGAAAGAATCAGAGAGAAATGAAATGACGAAGAGGGTATAAGGATTATGGGTATTTATATGAAGGGGAGAGAATATGCTTCTGGGCAGTTGCCAAATGGGTGACAGATGGGCGGGAAATTGGGAAGTCTCGAAATCGAAAAATTGGGTGCAGAAATATACAGCTAAGATTTGGGTATGGATGGCTTTAGGAGGAAACGGTTTAATAATTTAAATTAGACAACGGCTATTAAGGGTTTGGGGCCCAAAAATTAGTAGGATCCTTCGTTGTTGTAGTAAAGTAGGGTAAAGTAAGACGCTCatcattttgaatttcaaatttgaaaatttctttattatgtttttctttcaaaaaaatggAGAAACAAGAGAAATTAGTGATGGTTTTTTatgaagaaaagaaggaaaaagggttTTTGCATGTTGGGATATTGGGATGGAGTGTGCTTTTAGAAATAATAGAAATTTAAGCaagcaaaaaattattttaatttgcaTGAATAGCTAATATCGAGGATATGTTTGTGGCCCAAAAAAAAGGCAATGGAAGTAGAAAAATAGATTATTGAGAATGAAGCAAAATATGTAGACCAATTAAACCGATCCTCTATTAAGAAAGTCCGTTGGACACAAATATAGACGTTTTTTGTTGCGATCTCGAATTGGCTTGTTTTTCACAAATGCCACAAATTGTTAGAATTTTATATTTTGATCAATAAATTTCTTTATTCAGCCGAAATAGTCATTCAACTGATTAGAACATACATTCGTCAATAAGActtaggttccgtttgataaaattgaatttgaattctgaaatttgaattctaaaacaattaatttactgaattttaaacattgaaaaagaaatatttgaatgtctgaattttaatgttgaacctatttatactgtttgataaccatttataactgaatggttaataagttaaatttaacaattttgcccttgtatcttttcatccaaaaaagaaatagaacctatgatttaattagatTAAATTTGTTAgatatgaaaatgacaatatttattgttaaatcaaattaatataaaagatgaaatatattatatgaggagtatagagaagatgtgaaagtcattaaaaatagagaaaagaGAAGTAGAAAGCCGTTAAATAGAGAATATCAGAttatttaattagataagaattttgaacataattaacaaacaagggtGGATTTAGTAGATAAGATAAGATAGTTGAAGTAACTCTATTGATTCTTattagaattaagcattcagttaggattcttgtacTGAAAAAAATTACACACAAGTTCAACACtacttaacaagttcagcagataaatttttatttatcaaacacccaaaacatctgaatgtctgaaaaaattcaATTTCAGTATTTTtgtatgttatcaaacagactcTTAATATGTGCTTTCATCAATTGAATGATTAGATATGAAAGTCTTTGTTAGCTGAGTgaccaaaaatatatttttttcataaagCTGGCTAATTCCTTAGACTATAggtaaacaaaaaaataataataattccgTCAATTGTTAGTCTAACACAATCATGTTCCTAAACTAAGCACAGTGGGAGCCCAAAAACTCTCCGCCCCTTTCTCATTTCATTctattcttctctcttttccctccctctccctctctttgCATCGCTTTCGAACAGCTCAAACGAAGAAACTCCGAGCCAAACATTGGAGAGCGGCCCTCGGCATCATCGCGTTTCATAAGCCTGCCATGTTGATCACTGCCGGTGTTGATAAGGCCGTCAATTTTTCTgaatcaaaataataataatataaggcCATCAGTTTTAAAGTACAGTAATAATATATACGTCAAAATACAACAATGTAAGTGATTAGATGAATTATTTTAATTGCATAACTCATATAATATAACATaatgtaattttataattgGACGCCTATTTTCTGAATCAAAAGGTTGTGCTTGGTCTTAAATATATAACTTATACCACACATAACTTTACACAATTCGCActctaaaaaattttaatactaCTAATTCATCCATTACTTCTCCTAAACCCAatggccaatttttttttttttttttacaattatgttgcatttctgaaaaaaaaaaatttttttggctgCCATGCTTACTCAGAACAATAGCCtgcaatttttaaaattttttttttggcgccTTATTGTGATTAAAGgcttatgtttttttttataataattaaAAAGGCTGCCATGCtgcaatttcacaaaaaaaaaaaaaaaaaagggttgcgGGCTGCTGTGCTGACTAGTTTGGGAATAGGATGGTATCAAATCAatacttgtcctttttttttttgtgccaaTAATCTAAAGAATTTAGCCTCATTAGTTAAACGACTATTTTGTCTAAACACAAAATTTAGCTAGTGACCGAAATAGAGAACTCCACGTAGTTTAGTGACTACTTTTGCTGTTTGCTCTTATTTTGAtgcatttaattatttttgtctCCACAAATTTCATAAATCAAATTTACAAATATAAgttttttatttggaaaaattgttaaaacATCTCTCACATTTGGCCAGatgaatttttttatcattcacttttaaaatgttaattttatgtcccttataaatttaaattagcAAAATTGGATCTCAATCTAAATTTTCGATCACTTTTTAGCTTAAAATCACTACGGTTGTTATgtacaaaaattttgaattgcaCTCTTGTAgtgacaaaaataaatacagaTTGTATCATATGTTAAATTGCAAGTGGGATCTAACATTTTTACCCCACAAAATGGCTATATATAGATTACGTGATGGATTTAAGGTAAAAAGTGGTTGAAAACTTAAATTGATGACAGATGTCGAATCTATTCAACAATAAAGTACCTACTCAAGAAAATGTAACTAGTATATAGCGGTAAGTAGCATCGTCTCCATAGGAATGGGatgaaatttgtttcttttagagTAAGagttaattgggggtttttgaaaaattaaattaaacaaTTATTTCACACAAAAGTAATTAAACGGAATTATACtaaaattaaatcaataatAAGCAAAGCTCTAGTCAAAGGAGTAACTTTTAGAGATGGTTCATACAATTGATCCTTAATACAATAATAAATTCAATCATTTATTAATAAACTAGtttagcccttttttttttattgtgtcGATAGTTATGGTACGGCCATTAACTATATATCTCTAATGAGGAGGTAACCCTAGCTATAACTATAGGATTCAATCTCTCAATTGTAGTAAAAACCAGAAAAGTCTAGTTCTAACTAACAAATGCACTACAAGGGTTTTTTTAGATTAGATTGTATGTCTCtctgacacaaatccaatcatattaGTTATCACAATGATTAAAATAGTCAAACAACTACGGATTCAACTATTTCAATTGGCAGTAGATTATCTAATTCAATTAAATATCAAGCCTTTGATATTCAACTCAACATAGCAATCATAATAAAATTAATCTAGAAAACTCACAActaccaatgaataaaagaaacaataaaaattaattcgatctcacaattaCTTGTAGAACTCAATCTTCAAGTTATCTTCGACTAAACCTCACGGAGATAACCCAAGGagaaaattgtaaaagttataTACCAAGACAGAGACATGTctattgatatatatatatatattttttatcttttagtTGCTCCTCAtggcaatttatttatttattttaatcttTTAGTGTAAATATGATATTGACGTCTATTGATAGGAAAGCACTTTCCTATCTTGCAATATGCACAACAATGAATTTGAAGGCTAACTAATTCCAATTGGTCTTATCGAATTTTTGCAATGGAAATTTTCTATGCCCTTTTCTTGATGCTGGATGCTCCCTTGAACTCATGACTTGGTTTATGTGCTTGAAGTTTTTATCAGTGCCCAGTCATGCCAATCAATAAACTAGCGGAAACAGATGTAGCGGGAAAGAAAATGGGAAAACAACAACAAACTGTcaaaaaagaaagtgaaaagaaaattagGACCAGCCCAATTTATGCCAGCAACAGTGGAAAAGCCCAAGAAACCTCATGAAATGTGTGTTTGGATtggaaattatttgaaatattatttagaattaTTATACAGGAAATGTGCTTGTCATACAAGTGAGATAGTatcgaaaaaaaaattcagtaaTCGTTCACCCTTAATGTTCCTTTGTGTTTCTCAATGCATGTCCAACGTCTTATTTTGCTTTCTCGGTTAAGTGCACGGACGGTTGTCACTGATAATCATTCAAGATTGTTCAAAATTCATATCATACTAACGAAACAcaaattcaaaaattaattaataCCAGCTATAAAAATCTAATCTAAGTTCATCTGAGGGAGAGACCACATGCTACGCACGAATGCGTCAACTGTCCCTCAAACTCAGCTACCCCTTGACAAACCACAGCAGGCCGAGTCATCAACTCGCCATCCAGCCTTTTCCAATGCACATGAagaccaaggtcaacaaaaaATAATACCAGCACTCTTCAATTGAATGTGCCTGGAGAGCGAAAGAACGGTTAAGTTTAGGGCTAAGTTCACTTTGCATCCTTCAAATatgggggagggttgggttgggtggtaaaGATGGAGcgattgaaaattttttaaaaaaaaaaaaacgctctTTAATTATAGCAACATTTTAACTGAGTCTCTAAACTTCAGTGTGGGTAATctctaaaatataaaatttgtctAGCTTAAGTAACATTGTGGTCGGAAATGGGAAAAGTTTTATATTTTAGGGACTAAGTGAGCACattttatattttgaaaactaaaGTAAAATAGATTTTACGCTTAGGTATTAAAGTGTCATACTTTAAAATATAGGGACCAAAATGAGAATTTGGATAGTTGAAGAGTGAAAATTGAAATTAACCCTTAAATTTACAGTTTTGGGACACGAGTTAAACACATTAAACCCTTCCAACTCCAAATTGACTTCATATCCCTTCCCTGATATGCTGCTTATCATCCTTAGTCCTCCTGGATTTTGATTCGGGCAGTGGGATTTTTCCAACTTACTTGGACCGATTACTTGATGTGGAAATGAAACGTCTAGCTAGGCCGAGTTTTATCCAAATGTAAGACTTTATCAGTGGCTTTGAGATGTCTACGTACGCTGAGATTTTTTGGACATCTGGATGGTTGGATTTATTTAGAGTAAAGGGTTTGGTAGCTAGCATTTTGtggtatatatgaaaaaaatgaattgaaatccAGTTATACCTTGTCATATCTGATGCTTTTAGTGTACAATTTGCCAGGTGAACTACGAGCATATCCAAAGTAAGTTTCAAGTTTGAATAATCGAAATAAGACATTtgggcaagaaaaaaaattttcaggaCCTTTTAGCAATGCAAAATTAAGGTATTTATAGACAAAATTCGTGTTATAATATCATACTAGAACTCCACCAATCTCCAATGAACACGACCTATGTGTTATAAACGTTCATGACTTTTGTAGTTACATTGTGTGTCACACGTTAGGAGGAAGGAGTGTGTCTgtgtgtatatattatataggtTTTTTAACAAGCGTCCTTAGAACATTCATTAACGTATCTATTATTCACCTAATctaccatatatatatacacatattaataattattatcctcTCTCGTATTTATTTATATACTTTCCCTATTTAATCTTACATATATACCAtcccttgtatttatttatttttcctaatTCATCTTATATTTTCAGAAATATAATATTTGAAATATATCTTGACAAGGAGGCATCTATTAGACAAACAgtagtatgtgtgtgtgtatatatatatatatatatatatatatatatatatatatatatatatatatattgtaggAAAAGGGGTAGATATTAAACAAAGATTAAACGTTTACAAGATGGGGCGAGAAAAGACGCCTACAATCAGCATTCAAAAGACTAATTAAGTGTGTGTATATACACACACAGACACACACTTGCATAACTTTGAAAGTTGCATCCTGTGGCAAGTAATTATGGTTCTTTACGAATTAGGAATTGTTTGTCTCCTGAAACGTCTGGAAATGAATGTCCTCCACACCTAACGTGCATGGATGGATAACATAGTAATTATTAGTCCACCCATTGATGGTAAACGCACGTGATTAATAAGTCTTGTCATTTAGCAGTTTTGAATGTAGATAGAAGAAACATCCCTGTCGTGGTAGACTTGGTTACCAATTGATTAGAGTAGAAGACCAGCTCAGATCCAGTCAAACTATAACATATACAAATCAATATTCACAACTtgtcataacaaaaattaaaatgtggCGATTATTCAACTCTAATCACCCCTGGTCACCGTCCCACACGCACAAATTTTCAATACCATACATCATTCCTTGATgaatattaatttatttatttcgaaaattcaaagaaagagaaaaaaaaaattaaaatcccaatgcaaaatttctttccttatACAAAATTACAAATCTTTCTTTAATATCTTAATTTATACCTATCCTTTTAGagctgccaaaaaaaaaaaaaaggagagagagagagagagagagttgcaAGGTTGCCAAAAACCATGCACAAAAAGGGGGAATAAAGGATTAACTTATACGGTCCCTGTTGTCTCCTGGAGATGTAGATTTATTGCTAGGAGTAGGGAACGACAATGAAGGTGATAAGAACATCAAGCTTCCGGGCTGAGAATTCGCTGAAGATGGTGGCTTGGAAGAATTGAGAAAGGTTGGAGCACATTTGTTCACGGTTGAAGTGGATGATGGGAAGCTAGAAAGAATAGGAAATGATTGATCATTCAGCTTCAaattctggccggatttatcTGCTGAAGTTTGGCTAACTGGAGCTCCAGTTGTGCCACCAGTACCGGAGCCGATGATGGATGTGAGAGCAGCGGCTAATGCCGATTGGAAGCTAGGGTCTGATGTGATTGCTTTAGTTGCAGCTGCAATGGTTTCTGCTGGCAGAGATTGCTGTGCAGAAGAGTTCAATATAGGATGATTCTTTTGTGAATAAGACTGGTAAAGGGTTTCTTGTGGCTGTCTTCCAAAGTTCAGGGAACTAATACTTTGGTTTTTATTGTAGGGTTGAGCTTGGGGGGGTCCATAGCTAAGGACTCCATTGCTCCATGAGAGAGGCAATGCATTGGATTCAAGAGAGCTGAAGTTGAGATCTCGTGTTGCAGAATATGATCTAGGAGGAAAACTACCTAGTTTGGTTAGATTGGAAGAAGCGTTTGAGCTTGTGGTGAGGTCTAGTGTGATTGTTGGGAATGAAGGTGAAGACGAGAGTGAAGAATTTGGCAGGTAAAATGGCTTTGGTTTCGAATTATCCGAGAGGAAAAAGTTTAGTCCATTGAGATTAGCCGAGGCGAAATTTGACGGAGGTAGAAGGCCTGAAGTGGAGGTTGTGGAACCAGACATTAGCATGGAAGCGGCAGCCGAAGTGGTGGAAGCCATTGCTGTGGCTGAGACAGGAAGTGGATGGTTGTGCGTTCCTTCATATGTGGTTATCAAAATGGACATGTCCTCAGCACATCTTTGCACCTACAAAATTTGGCAATGAAAAATCACTTTCTCCACAATTTAATGCCATCATTGCAGCTGCTTGACTTTTGACTCAGTAAAATTTAAATAGCATGACTAACGGAACAAGTAATTAAATGGAAAAAAACTTAACTAACAAACGTTTATTTGTCGAAATAAATATCATTCTAAGGACTTTATTAGGATGTAATcatcatttttgaatatttcaaCATCTTCTTGTGAATAAACATTGTCCTTTTTCACCTAATCTCGTGACATGACCGTCCAAAGTTTCAAACAACTATTATCACTATTATCAAGATTCAAGTGtgagatgcaaaagaaaatgagagtCCATTTTAAGAATAGAAGTGCATATGTAAAATAAATCGAAGTTTACAGTAATGTGATTGTAGTTTTAACAAGTGGTTATTGTTGATTAAACATGAGCAATTCAGGATTGCGATCCTGTAttaccaccaaaaaaaaaaaaaaaaaaaaacacacacacacacacacattaaaGAACCATATAAACTAAGCTTACTTCAGACATTCAACATCCAAACACACATAAATCCTACCTGCTTTCTCACAGGGCAGTTGGGTGCAACAGTGCAACGATAATATGCTCGAGGACATGGATTCCCTTTTGCGATCTTCTGTCCATATTTCCTCCACTGACATCCATCGTTCATCTGGATTGAcgaaaaagcaaaggaaaaagcCTTGTAAACACTTCTTTGTTACATTAATATCCCCAACTAAGATGCAACTGTGATCTACTCTTACCGTTGGGGTGTCACATCGGACTCTCACAGAAACCCTAGCTCTTTTGGCAGGGTTTTGCTGGGAAACCTCATCTTCTTCGCTTCTCACTACATTCTTGAGACTTTTCTGTGGTGGCCATTTTTCCCCACCTTCTTCTTCCTTCACTTCTCCTGAGCTAGCCTCCAGGCTGGGATTAGGTGAAGGCTCATTCTCTTGATCTTTTGGCAACTCAAACTTGCAGTCCAATCCAAGTGCCAACACCTTTTTATCATGGTCACCGTCCTTATCGACCTTTTCTTTCCCTTGGTTTTTGCCGGAAAAATGATCATCTTTCTTCCCATCACTTGAACTCATTCCAAGACTTAGGGAGACGAGTTCAGGTTCTTCAGTTTCTTGATGAGTGGTTATTGTGCTACTAGATTTATTAGGTTCAGCAGATTTATTAGGTTCCTGCTGAACCATATCATTGAACTGCATCTGAAGGGCTCGATAGTCCTTCATTGCTCGATCTAAGCACATTCTCAGCCTTTGATTTTCTTCCATCACTTCTCCCATTTCAGCTTTTGTTGATTTAAGAAGATCAGCCTACATTATCACATGCAAAATGAGTACATTTGTACCACACTAATCATGTACAATATTAGTATAGATGAGTACATAATACGTATCGATCGACAACATTGTTTTTGCTCAATAGCAAATGATATTGAAATTATTAAAGTGCTAACCTGTCCCGCTTGGGCTGAAGAAGATACATTGGAGTTGAACTCTGAGGATGTCATTTCCATCTTAGGCATGAAAAAGCCCTGTCAAAATATAGCTTTAGTAACATATTTAGGGAAATACATAAACAAAATAGGGTTTACACTTTACTAATtaattatcaaattttttttaattaatgttTTCCCCAAAATTGTTGTAATGCATTAGGTAAACATTCAAGGATCTAAGAGTTTGTCATGTAGATACCTATGCTAGATAGAATTTAATAAGATTCATATCTCACTCAACAATACTATAGCGGGTTAGGGGATTTTTGACATTTAATTGACAAGTGGCATAATCAAAGACGAGAACAATATTAATTTGGCTGTTGTACATAAAAATTTGTTTTGTTCAAAGTCGTACCTAGTGGTTTTTGAACAAATGAAAACAGTGACGGTCACGTATAAACCATTAACAGCGGTCAAAGGTTTTGCAGGTAGCCGAAATGTTTTTTAAGAGTATTGAATAATAATTGATGTGTGATGATCTAACCTTTTGAAGAACAAGATTGAGAACAATATGCCTTTCATCGACAACCTTCATTTGCAGGTTTCACACTTGGAAAGTAGATccaattctctttttttctctcgtCATTATTGAAGTATCTGGTGAGTAGtgtttgaatttcatttgtttgCTAAAGGGATTCAccacaaaaaatgaaatttctaaTTAAAGGTACTTCCGTCTAGAACCATTAGATGTAAAAGTTTTCTTGCATGAGACTTGCCGTAAAATTCGAACCCTTTTCTTTGGTGGAAAATTATACAGACTATGcattaggaaaaagaaaaataacttgaGGACCAAAGATGTCTAAATGAAGCTtctactttcttttttgtttctgctTGCAATGATAAATTTGGTATATTCTAAAACTATCATGGAATCGATGAGTTGAGGAAAGGAACTTTTTTGTACCTGTATTTTACTTGTAAAATCCTGTCGATTAGGTGAAGATTGGTGTATTTTATCATCCTGACCTCCTTTTCCATTTCCAGCCTGCAATAGTCAGTAGCATCAGGTTCGGATTCAATAGTATACACCACAAAATTGATAGCTCTTTAATTAGCATCTTATATTGAAAACAAAAGGCCCGAAGACGAAAATTCACTTTCTAATGTGATGCCAAATAAGTTAGAAAAAGTCCAAAAGGTGCTAGACCTCAATCTATTACTATCCTCatgatgttttcttgaaaatataaACCTTTATCTTCTGCGTTCAGCTCTGATTATTGGCAGTTAACGTTCCAAAGTAATAACATGTTCAGATGGTTTCATAAAACTGATGGATTTCAACAAATATTTCTTGTCATCTAGGCCTGTTTCTAAGAATCAGAAAATA
It includes:
- the LOC113738660 gene encoding WRKY transcription factor 72A-like, coding for MDMEAAPRKSVHGGSSVKKEDQEKKAESSGDEDCCTEEGFLKAGNGKGGQDDKIHQSSPNRQDFTSKIQGFFMPKMEMTSSEFNSNVSSSAQAGQADLLKSTKAEMGEVMEENQRLRMCLDRAMKDYRALQMQFNDMVQQEPNKSAEPNKSSSTITTHQETEEPELVSLSLGMSSSDGKKDDHFSGKNQGKEKVDKDGDHDKKVLALGLDCKFELPKDQENEPSPNPSLEASSGEVKEEEGGEKWPPQKSLKNVVRSEEDEVSQQNPAKRARVSVRVRCDTPTMNDGCQWRKYGQKIAKGNPCPRAYYRCTVAPNCPVRKQVQRCAEDMSILITTYEGTHNHPLPVSATAMASTTSAAASMLMSGSTTSTSGLLPPSNFASANLNGLNFFLSDNSKPKPFYLPNSSLSSSPSFPTITLDLTTSSNASSNLTKLGSFPPRSYSATRDLNFSSLESNALPLSWSNGVLSYGPPQAQPYNKNQSISSLNFGRQPQETLYQSYSQKNHPILNSSAQQSLPAETIAAATKAITSDPSFQSALAAALTSIIGSGTGGTTGAPVSQTSADKSGQNLKLNDQSFPILSSFPSSTSTVNKCAPTFLNSSKPPSSANSQPGSLMFLSPSLSFPTPSNKSTSPGDNRDRIS